A genome region from Musa acuminata AAA Group cultivar baxijiao chromosome BXJ3-5, Cavendish_Baxijiao_AAA, whole genome shotgun sequence includes the following:
- the LOC103983550 gene encoding F-box/LRR-repeat protein At3g48880, which produces MEGRRWEEMEEDCLVNIFRRLSLVDLTVAAPSVCRSWRKASLDPLCWRVLDFRGMDFMPWSDLCKSLAARLSVRRPSFTGLLKLAATRSKGTARELRFPRVFGASLRDLVYASDACPRLKVVVLPRLLSAEETHIPEIVGKWKELERLEMESKPSSFLELVKQISLNCKRFSGLAMSGSIKIEDVSAIVDYLPRIKSLCLHDSYLPKEKLLAILSGSRELEKLSVTDCIGFEADEEILHKASGLEAFEYEGSKLADDLGYETDECDPLYVHVV; this is translated from the exons ATGGAGGGGAGGAGAtgggaggagatggaggaggacTGCCTCGTCAACATCTTCCGGCGGCTGAGCCTGGTGGACTTGACGGTGGCCGCGCCATCGGTGTGCCGGTCGTGGCGCAAAGCCTCCCTCGACCCCCTCTGCTGGAGAGTGCTCGATTTCCGGGGCATGGACTTCATGCCATGGAGCGATCTCTGCAAGAGCCTGGCGGCGCGGCTATCCGTACGCCGTCCGTCCTTCACGGGGCTGCTCAAGCTCGCCGCCACCCGCAGCAAAGGCACCGCGCGCGAGCTCCGCTTCCCTCGCGTCTTCGGTGCCTCCCTTCGAGATCTGGTCTACGCTTCCGACGC ATGCCCGAGGTTGAAGGTGGTTGTTCTTCCGAGGCTGCTGTCGGCGGAGGAGACGCACATCCCGGAGATCGTGGGGAAGTGGAAGGAACTCGAGAGACTGGAAATGGAGTCGAAGCCATCTTCCTTCTTGGAACTGGTAAAGCAGATCAGCCTCAACTGCAAGCGATTCTCCGGGCTTGCAATGTCCGGGTCTATCAAGATCGAGGACGTATCTGCAATCGTCGATTACCTTCCAAGGATCAAGAGTCTGTGCCTCCACGACTCGTATTTGCCCAAGGAAAAGTTGCTGGCGATTCTGAGCGGCAGCAGAGAGCTGGAGAAGCTGAGCGTGACCGACTGCATCGGCTTCGAAGCAGATGAAGAGATACTGCACAAGGCTTCAGGACTCGAAGCTTTCGAGTACGAGGGATCAAAGTTAGCTGATGACTTGGGTTATGAGACGGATGAGTGTGATCCACTCTATGTTCATGTTGTATAG